A genomic window from Cupriavidus basilensis includes:
- a CDS encoding type IV pilin protein yields MTPCHRPAGFTLLELLITLTVCAILMAMVIPAWHQHMERGRRAEARSALIGLMLDLERHALATMTFAAQPGGATAAGKWPRSVPAQAARPRHWINASACPGSGLAHCVELRAVPQTPDASCGTLILRSTGEWLSQPAFAAEPVPLPRAC; encoded by the coding sequence ATGACACCTTGTCACCGCCCAGCCGGCTTCACCCTGCTCGAGTTGCTGATCACGCTGACCGTCTGCGCAATCCTTATGGCAATGGTGATACCTGCCTGGCACCAGCATATGGAACGCGGCAGGCGAGCCGAGGCGCGCAGCGCGCTGATCGGCTTGATGCTGGACCTGGAGCGCCACGCGCTCGCCACCATGACCTTCGCCGCCCAGCCAGGCGGCGCGACGGCTGCCGGCAAATGGCCGCGGTCGGTGCCCGCCCAGGCGGCGCGCCCGCGTCACTGGATCAATGCCAGTGCCTGCCCGGGCAGCGGGCTCGCGCATTGCGTGGAACTGCGCGCCGTGCCGCAGACGCCGGATGCGTCATGCGGCACGCTGATTCTGCGCAGCACCGGCGAGTGGCTTTCCCAGCCCGCCTTTGCCGCGGAGCCGGTGCCGCTGCCCCGGGCGTGCTGA
- a CDS encoding GspH/FimT family pseudopilin translates to MAVLAILAALAFPSWQRLQARQQVMLAADRLAGSLAVARSAAVARRSDVVLTPLPGASSLDHGWRLALEPGDQPGQDNAGLLAVVELRDACLRIALRSTAQGSNTLRMTAVGYSRSEQGGFLAATFTVTCRGEQRQLRLGAHGRVRLCTPGQDADCDGLAQSGPP, encoded by the coding sequence GTGGCTGTGCTGGCCATCCTGGCGGCGCTGGCTTTCCCGTCGTGGCAGCGCCTGCAGGCGCGCCAGCAGGTGATGCTGGCGGCAGACCGCTTGGCCGGCTCGCTGGCGGTGGCGCGCTCAGCCGCCGTAGCGCGGCGATCCGACGTGGTACTGACGCCCTTGCCGGGGGCTTCGTCGCTGGACCACGGCTGGCGGCTGGCACTGGAGCCGGGGGACCAGCCGGGCCAGGACAATGCCGGATTGCTTGCTGTCGTCGAACTGCGCGATGCCTGCCTGCGCATCGCCCTGCGCTCGACCGCGCAAGGCAGCAATACGCTGCGCATGACAGCTGTGGGATACTCTCGCTCAGAGCAAGGCGGGTTTCTCGCCGCCACCTTCACCGTGACCTGCCGGGGCGAACAGCGGCAGCTAAGGCTCGGCGCCCACGGCCGCGTCCGCTTGTGCACGCCGGGGCAGGATGCCGATTGCGACGGCCTCGCACAGTCCGGGCCGCCCTGA
- a CDS encoding riboflavin synthase, with product MFTGIVAAVGRIETVSPLGSSEAAADAGVRLRIRANGLDLSDVILGDSIAIQGACMTVIALDGDAFDVDVSRESLDKTAGLDKPGRVNLEKALTLADRLGGHLVSGHVDGLGEVTHFAPVGESHELRVRAPRELGRYLAYKGSVVVNGVSLTVNKVIDDDDGCTFSINLIPHTIEVTTLQDLKPGARVNLEIDLIARYVERMLSAPKPA from the coding sequence ATGTTCACTGGCATTGTCGCGGCCGTCGGCCGCATCGAAACCGTATCCCCGCTGGGCAGCAGCGAAGCCGCAGCCGATGCCGGTGTGCGCCTGCGCATCCGTGCCAACGGGCTGGACCTGTCCGATGTCATCCTTGGCGACAGCATCGCCATCCAGGGTGCCTGCATGACGGTCATCGCGCTGGATGGCGACGCCTTCGACGTCGATGTCTCCCGCGAATCGCTCGACAAGACTGCTGGCCTGGACAAGCCCGGTCGGGTCAACCTGGAAAAGGCGCTGACCCTGGCCGACCGCCTCGGCGGCCACCTGGTCTCGGGCCATGTCGACGGGCTTGGCGAAGTCACCCACTTCGCGCCGGTGGGCGAGTCGCATGAACTGCGCGTGCGCGCCCCGCGCGAGCTGGGACGCTACCTGGCCTACAAGGGGTCAGTGGTGGTCAATGGCGTGTCGCTGACGGTCAACAAGGTCATCGACGACGACGATGGCTGCACGTTCTCGATCAACCTGATCCCCCACACGATCGAGGTCACCACGCTGCAAGACCTGAAGCCCGGCGCGCGCGTGAACCTGGAAATCGACCTGATCGCGCGGTACGTGGAGCGCATGTTGAGCGCGCCAAAACCCGCCTGA
- the ribD gene encoding bifunctional diaminohydroxyphosphoribosylaminopyrimidine deaminase/5-amino-6-(5-phosphoribosylamino)uracil reductase RibD, with protein sequence MFSDTDHAAMAQALALAERGMYTTTPNPRVGCVLSKDGKIIGQGFTQPAGQDHAEIQALKDAAARGNDPKGATAFVTLEPCSHFGRTPPCADALVRAGIARVVAAMEDPNPTVSGRGLQRLREAGVDVRCGLLEKEARELNIGFVNRMTRGLPWVRVKVAASLDGGTALHDGSSQWITGQAARDDGHAWRARASAILTGIGTVRDDNPQLNVRAVDTPRQPQRVVVDSRLEIPLDARLLTPDTGDFAKPVLVFCAFDDTARRRALEARGAEVVVLPNPHGKVELRHMLEELGRRGINELHVEAGFKLNGSLIREHCADELLIYLAPKLLGDAQGMFHLPPLARLQDAAAFRWHDVRMIGEDLRLIARRADHV encoded by the coding sequence ATGTTCTCCGATACCGACCACGCAGCCATGGCACAGGCTCTCGCGCTCGCCGAGCGTGGCATGTACACCACCACGCCCAACCCGCGCGTTGGCTGCGTTTTGTCCAAGGATGGCAAGATCATCGGCCAGGGCTTCACCCAACCCGCCGGGCAGGATCACGCCGAGATCCAGGCACTCAAGGATGCCGCGGCGCGGGGGAACGATCCCAAGGGCGCCACGGCCTTTGTCACGCTCGAGCCCTGCAGCCATTTTGGCCGGACGCCGCCCTGCGCGGACGCGCTCGTGCGCGCCGGCATCGCGCGCGTGGTGGCCGCCATGGAGGACCCGAACCCGACGGTTTCGGGCCGTGGCTTGCAGCGGCTGCGCGAAGCCGGTGTGGACGTACGCTGCGGCCTGCTCGAAAAAGAAGCACGCGAGCTCAACATCGGCTTTGTCAACCGGATGACGCGCGGCCTGCCCTGGGTGCGTGTCAAGGTGGCCGCCTCGCTCGACGGCGGCACTGCGCTGCACGACGGCAGCAGCCAGTGGATTACCGGCCAGGCGGCGCGCGACGACGGTCACGCCTGGCGCGCGCGCGCCAGCGCTATCCTGACCGGCATCGGCACCGTGCGCGACGACAACCCGCAGCTCAATGTGCGTGCCGTGGACACGCCGCGCCAGCCTCAGCGCGTGGTGGTGGATTCCCGGCTGGAAATTCCCCTGGACGCGCGCCTGCTGACGCCGGACACCGGCGACTTTGCCAAGCCCGTGCTGGTGTTCTGCGCCTTTGACGATACCGCGCGCCGTCGCGCCCTGGAAGCACGCGGCGCGGAAGTGGTGGTGCTGCCCAATCCGCACGGCAAGGTGGAGTTGCGCCACATGCTGGAAGAACTCGGCCGACGCGGCATCAACGAGCTGCACGTGGAAGCCGGCTTCAAGCTTAACGGATCGCTGATCCGCGAGCATTGCGCAGACGAGTTGCTGATCTACCTCGCGCCCAAGCTGCTGGGCGACGCACAAGGCATGTTCCACTTGCCCCCCCTGGCGCGGCTGCAGGACGCCGCGGCCTTCCGCTGGCACGACGTGCGCATGATCGGCGAAGACCTGCGCCTGATCGCGCGCCGCGCCGATCACGTCTGA
- a CDS encoding pilus assembly protein, producing the protein MLSATVAPCLRRGNRAEGSTTLLLTATMLLLVAATTLAGLQFLLASRQVVTYQLEQEIAFRAAETALLDAEAELKAALGNGASGVDSRLAAWPPPGQCGAGTQRGLCRPAPGRPPPWLNWLDSRRPDETTGIAMGTFSGVTLPALPPGAAGAGAMPRYVAELMHERPPGEWLGSSYTPGTGQRLRFRITALGLGRDAAVRSLLQSEFQP; encoded by the coding sequence ATGCTGAGCGCCACGGTTGCGCCTTGCCTGCGGCGCGGTAACCGGGCCGAAGGGAGCACCACGCTCCTGCTGACGGCCACGATGCTGCTGCTTGTGGCAGCCACAACCCTGGCTGGCCTTCAATTTCTGCTCGCCAGCAGGCAAGTGGTCACTTACCAGCTCGAACAGGAGATCGCCTTTCGCGCGGCCGAGACGGCATTGCTCGACGCGGAAGCGGAATTGAAGGCGGCGCTCGGCAACGGCGCGTCCGGAGTAGATAGCCGCCTTGCTGCTTGGCCACCGCCGGGCCAATGCGGCGCCGGCACGCAGCGGGGACTTTGCCGGCCCGCTCCGGGCAGGCCGCCGCCATGGCTGAATTGGCTCGATTCGCGCCGGCCGGATGAGACCACCGGCATCGCGATGGGCACCTTCAGCGGCGTTACCCTGCCGGCCCTGCCACCCGGCGCGGCTGGCGCGGGCGCCATGCCGCGGTACGTTGCCGAGCTGATGCATGAACGCCCCCCTGGCGAATGGCTGGGATCGTCCTACACGCCGGGCACGGGGCAACGGCTGCGTTTTCGCATTACTGCGCTTGGGCTCGGACGCGACGCGGCGGTACGCAGCTTGCTACAGAGCGAGTTCCAGCCATGA